DNA sequence from the Streptomyces sp. NBC_01264 genome:
GCACGTCTCCGCGGCCCACCTGCTCGACCCGGGCGCTGGGCATGCCCAGGACGGCCCGTACCGCGCCTTCGCGCAGGTCCGCGAGGAGGTCGGCGCCGAGCCGCCCGATCAGGTAGGCGGACAAGGCGGTGGCCGCCGCGCCGAGCAGCGCGGCGGCCACCATCCAGGCCCCGATCGTGATCAGGACCGAACGCGGTTCGCCCCCGGTCACCGCGTCGACCACCCGGCCGAGCAGGAGGACCGGGAGCATCTGGAGAGCCGCCCCGGCGACCGTGCCGAGTACGGCGCCGGACGTCAGCCAGGGCATCGTGCGGCAGTTCGCCGCCACCCATCGGGCCGCTTCACGTCCGGTCGTCGTACGCAGGGTTGCCGGGGCGACCCGAGTCTCCGTGGTGCTCACACCTAGCCGACCGACTTGACGAGCTCGTCGATGGCGAACGGCAGGGCGGGCAGGGTGGCCTGGGACATGGCCGCGCCGGCCGCCGGGCCCTCGCTGTCCAGCAGGTAGGACACCTTGTTGGCCTTGGTGACCTTCAGGTTGGCGAAGAGCTCGGACTTCTTCAGCGCGTCCGTGTCGGCCTTGTCGTTGATGACGAAGACGCGGTCGACGTCGATGAGGTTCATGCGCTCCGGGGAGAGCGGGAAGGAGAACTTGCCGTCCGAGATCTTGTCGAGCTCGGTCTGGCCCTTGAAGCCCATGCCGGTCAGGAGCTGGCCGCGCACGTCGGTGGTGGTGAAGGGGTTGACCTGGTCCTTGTACCAGGACACCGCGACGGCCGTCTGCGTGGCGAACTCGGGGTGCGCCGTCTTGACCGCGGCGAGCTTGTCCTGGATGCCCTGGACCATCGCCTTGCCCTCGGTCTCCTTGCCGACCGCCTTGGCGATCTGGAGGGCGTTGTCCTGCCACGGAGCGCTGAAGGGCTCCTTCTCGGTCTTGGTGCGGCCGACCGTCGGGGCGATCTTCGACAGCTTGTCGTAGGCGGCCTGGTCGACCTCGGAGTAGACCGCGATGATCAGGTCGGGGCGCAGGGCCGCGATCTTCTCGAAGTTGGGGCCGGCGTCACCGTTGTTCATGATGACCTCGGGCTTGGTCTCGCCCCACTTGTCCTTCACCCAGGGCCACTGGGTGTTGATGTCGGGGCTCTGACCGGCCGGGTTCGGGTACTGGTCGACCATGCCGACCGGCTTGATGCCGAACGCGAGGACGTTCTGGTCGTCGGTGTAGCCGACGGTGACGACCCGCTGGGGGGCCTTCTTGACCTCGGTGGTGCCGAAGAAGTGCTCGACGGAGACGGGGAACGCACCGTTGGCGGCCGGGGCCTTGGCGGTGTCGTCCTTCTTGTCCTTGCCGTTGGTGGCCGAGTCGGAACCGCAGCCGGCGAGGACGCCTACACCGAGGGCCGCTGCGGACACGGTCGCCGCCAGCTTCAGCCAG
Encoded proteins:
- a CDS encoding iron-siderophore ABC transporter substrate-binding protein, yielding MLLDRTTRNKPWLKLAATVSAAALGVGVLAGCGSDSATNGKDKKDDTAKAPAANGAFPVSVEHFFGTTEVKKAPQRVVTVGYTDDQNVLAFGIKPVGMVDQYPNPAGQSPDINTQWPWVKDKWGETKPEVIMNNGDAGPNFEKIAALRPDLIIAVYSEVDQAAYDKLSKIAPTVGRTKTEKEPFSAPWQDNALQIAKAVGKETEGKAMVQGIQDKLAAVKTAHPEFATQTAVAVSWYKDQVNPFTTTDVRGQLLTGMGFKGQTELDKISDGKFSFPLSPERMNLIDVDRVFVINDKADTDALKKSELFANLKVTKANKVSYLLDSEGPAAGAAMSQATLPALPFAIDELVKSVG